The DNA sequence CTCCACCGCCATCTCCTCCCAGGACAGCCCCGACCTCGACACTGCGTCGGTGGCGGGCGACAACCAGCCGAGGCGGTGATCCTGCCGCTCCTCCCCGCCGGAACGGGCACGGTGGAAGGAGCGGCGAGGAACGGCTGCGTGGTCAGGCCACGCCGGGGATGTCCGTCAAGCCCTCGATCCACCCGGCGACCACCGACGTCTGAACGGCATAGCCGTAGGAATAGTCCGGCGCGTACGCGTAGTAGATCCCATAGACGCGGTCGCCCGACCAGACGCCCGCGCCCGAATCTCCCTTCACCGGAATTCCGTCGATGGGGGTCAGCCGCATGTGGTCCACGGCGGACCCGTCCACCGACAGGGAGCAGACCCGGAGCGAGGGAGTCGGCGCCGACGAGGGGACGGATGGCTGATCCGACCCCAGCCCCGCACGGCGACGGTGATGCCGGTCTTCAGGAGCGAGTTGGCGTTGTACTTCGCGATGAGGTTCACGTTGCGCACGGACCATCGCAGATGCAGCACCGCGACGTCGTACTTGTCGTTGGGCGCCCAGCCGATGACCGGGACTCCCTCGCCGTACTTCGGCCTGCGGTCGCCGGTCCAGATCTGGAACCTGTCGGGGTCTTCGCCGTCGAAGCAGTGCTTGGCGGTGAGCACCCAACGCTGACCGATCAGCGTCCCGGTGCACTTGTATCTCGCTCCGGAGTCGGCCCAGATGTTGACCTGGCCGCGGAGCACCCCGCTGGTGGTGCCGCCGAAGATGGCCGCTGCCGGCGTCGAGCCGGCGAGCACCAGCGCGACCGCGAGGCCGGCTGCCGCAGCGGCGAGGGCGCCGGAACGGAACATTCGTCCGATCATCAACAGGGCTCTCCCATTCGCAGAAAACGTTGGCCCGGTGACCGTCATCGATTTCGCATATGGGTGGCAGAAAGGCTGGATGACAAGGCAGTTTCGAGATGGTGACGCCGCCCGGGTCAGCGTGATGCGGCCTGCCGGTCGGGGCGGTGCTCGGCCTGCGCGCGTTCGAGGCCGTCGAAGAGCAGGTCGAGAGTGAATTCGAACTCGGTCTGGCTGTCGCACCAGCCGAGCGTGGGATCGGTCGCGTCGTGCGTCTCGGCGGCGACCATCGCGGCCAGGTGGGGCAGTCGCTCGGCCAGCGCCGCCAGCTCAGCCTCCGCCACC is a window from the Micromonospora sp. DSM 45708 genome containing:
- a CDS encoding trypsin-like serine protease; amino-acid sequence: MFRSGALAAAAAGLAVALVLAGSTPAAAIFGGTTSGVLRGQVNIWADSGARYKCTGTLIGQRWVLTAKHCFDGEDPDRFQIWTGDRRPKYGEGVPVIGWAPNDKYDVAVLHLRWSVRNVNLIAKYNANSLLKTGITVAVRGWGRISHPSPRRRRLPRSGSAPCRWTGPPWTTCG